A DNA window from Nitrososphaerota archaeon contains the following coding sequences:
- a CDS encoding bacterioferritin, with amino-acid sequence MGKKGREVVEGDVDQLIRELQKAHADEWIAFYYYTLAAEIAESRTSPMVIDALKELAKDELEHAGELAERIIELGSEPTRDFAQLTKVANYPEVKLPKDPRDLDGIIKAVIDAERGAIEVYNNLLKKLMKEWGDPITFHIIRHIMQEEVDHEETMEDIL; translated from the coding sequence TTGGGTAAGAAGGGAAGAGAAGTCGTTGAAGGCGATGTTGACCAGCTTATCCGCGAGTTGCAGAAGGCTCACGCAGACGAATGGATAGCATTCTACTACTACACACTAGCTGCAGAGATAGCTGAAAGCAGAACCTCACCTATGGTCATAGATGCGCTGAAGGAACTCGCTAAAGACGAACTTGAGCACGCAGGAGAGCTGGCTGAGAGAATAATTGAACTCGGCTCAGAACCAACCAGAGACTTCGCTCAGCTAACCAAAGTAGCTAATTACCCTGAAGTCAAGCTACCTAAAGACCCCAGAGACCTTGATGGCATCATCAAGGCTGTAATCGATGCTGAGAGGGGGGCAATAGAGGTCTATAACAATCTACTTAAGAAGCTGATGAAGGAGTGGGGAGATCCTATCACTTTCCACATCATAAGGCACATAATGCAGGAAGAA
- the mvk gene encoding mevalonate kinase — protein MKAYAYAPGKIIICGEHFVVYGATALAAAINKGTTAKAEPASATTIYSKDFGIQADLSTSNIHERLKPLAVAIMAVKEHLGENRGIKLTVQSDLPPRSGLGSSSSSAVAAVAATALALGHKLQLEDIIRLAMSAERIVHKNPSGIDVQVSARGGILLFTRGSQPEPIQLKNKVSFVVASTGVERETGELVERVRLWREQNPSLFNSLVDSATILSRCCAESLISGDIKRAGAILNFFHTTLSWLGISIKKIEQIVEAALSSPSALGAKLTGAGGGGSVIILCSEEGVEDVVRSVSKVASETFVTPLPNNGVKTWIEKS, from the coding sequence TTGAAAGCATACGCGTACGCACCGGGTAAGATAATCATCTGCGGAGAACACTTCGTGGTCTATGGCGCCACAGCCCTAGCTGCCGCCATAAATAAGGGCACCACAGCAAAAGCCGAGCCCGCCTCAGCAACAACCATATACTCAAAAGACTTCGGGATACAAGCAGATCTATCCACTAGCAACATACACGAAAGGTTAAAGCCGCTTGCTGTAGCCATTATGGCGGTTAAAGAGCATCTAGGCGAAAATAGAGGCATTAAACTTACAGTTCAGAGCGATCTCCCTCCCAGATCAGGGTTAGGGTCATCGAGCTCCTCTGCAGTCGCTGCGGTCGCCGCTACAGCACTAGCCCTAGGCCATAAACTGCAGTTAGAGGATATCATAAGGTTGGCTATGTCCGCTGAGCGCATCGTACATAAAAACCCTTCAGGTATCGATGTTCAGGTCTCTGCAAGAGGCGGCATACTTTTATTCACAAGAGGTTCTCAGCCGGAACCTATACAGCTGAAGAATAAAGTGAGTTTTGTAGTAGCTTCCACGGGTGTGGAGAGAGAAACAGGCGAGCTAGTAGAGCGTGTTAGGCTGTGGAGAGAACAAAACCCCTCCCTTTTCAACTCTTTGGTTGACTCAGCAACCATCCTATCAAGATGCTGTGCAGAATCGTTGATCTCAGGTGACATAAAGAGGGCTGGTGCGATCCTCAACTTCTTCCACACTACGTTGAGCTGGCTGGGGATCTCGATAAAGAAGATCGAGCAAATAGTCGAAGCAGCCCTATCATCCCCCTCGGCGCTAGGCGCGAAGCTGACGGGAGCAGGAGGAGGCGGTAGTGTGATCATACTATGCTCAGAAGAGGGTGTAGAAGATGTTGTCAGATCGGTCTCCAAAGTAGCCTCAGAAACCTTCGTAACACCTCTACCTAACAACGGGGTGAAGACTTGGATCGAGAAGAGTTAG
- a CDS encoding methanogenesis marker 15 protein encodes MPLLYRKEKVRIAQISCGTEWSGIQPELDKVAELVGAEIFFPEASLEEIELGVEKLGFSPVSHSLRVMLGQAIALENYRDVDGILLLTCFRCAEGSLTRTVLRRYLQSRFNLPIITYSYTERTKAENLLLRLEALANLIRKRPLLEVKRQEGVSLGLDSGSSWTKAVLMEEGEVVGFSALPTTDILDTALKVVEKAVNGAKTRFSVGSDPVGVTGYGRHLLSPKFNAKVAMEEITVCAKGATFLTDQHTGDATIIDIGGNDNKAISTHDGIPYNFTVGGVCAGASGRFLEVAAARLGVSVSELGELALRGNPSNIRMNAYCIVFGIQDIVAALAAGAKKEDVAAAACFSVAEQFFEQQLQEIEVRSPIIEIGGTSLNRGLVRAIEKITHSQVKVPPHSQFAGAVGAAVLASNA; translated from the coding sequence ATCCCACTACTCTACAGGAAAGAAAAGGTAAGGATAGCTCAGATTTCCTGTGGAACTGAGTGGAGCGGAATACAGCCAGAGCTCGATAAGGTTGCGGAGCTTGTGGGTGCTGAAATCTTCTTTCCGGAAGCGTCGCTAGAGGAGATTGAGCTCGGGGTTGAGAAGCTGGGCTTCTCACCGGTCAGCCACAGCCTTAGGGTTATGCTGGGTCAAGCGATAGCTCTAGAGAACTACCGTGATGTCGATGGTATACTTCTGCTTACTTGCTTCAGGTGCGCTGAGGGTAGTCTAACTAGGACGGTGCTACGTAGATATCTGCAGAGCAGATTTAACCTTCCAATAATTACATACAGTTATACAGAGCGGACCAAGGCAGAAAACCTTCTCCTTAGGTTAGAAGCGCTTGCAAACCTTATCAGAAAGAGACCTTTACTGGAGGTAAAGAGGCAAGAGGGTGTAAGCCTCGGTTTGGATTCAGGCTCATCCTGGACCAAAGCGGTTCTGATGGAGGAGGGTGAGGTAGTTGGCTTCAGTGCCCTGCCGACCACTGATATACTTGATACAGCGTTGAAGGTTGTGGAGAAGGCGGTTAATGGTGCGAAGACGCGCTTCTCAGTAGGCAGCGATCCGGTTGGTGTAACAGGTTACGGGCGGCATCTTCTAAGCCCGAAGTTTAATGCGAAAGTCGCTATGGAGGAAATAACCGTTTGCGCGAAAGGAGCTACATTCCTAACAGATCAGCATACCGGCGATGCAACGATCATAGATATTGGTGGTAACGATAATAAGGCGATCAGCACACACGATGGCATCCCTTACAATTTTACGGTAGGTGGGGTATGTGCAGGCGCATCCGGAAGGTTCTTGGAGGTCGCAGCCGCTAGGCTTGGTGTAAGTGTGAGCGAGCTTGGTGAGCTTGCTCTCAGAGGTAACCCGAGCAACATACGGATGAATGCTTACTGTATAGTCTTCGGCATACAGGATATAGTAGCCGCTTTGGCAGCGGGCGCAAAGAAGGAGGATGTTGCGGCAGCAGCCTGCTTCAGCGTAGCGGAGCAGTTCTTTGAGCAGCAGCTTCAAGAGATCGAAGTGAGGTCTCCTATCATAGAGATAGGCGGCACCTCTTTGAATAGGGGTCTAGTGAGGGCTATAGAGAAGATCACCCATTCTCAAGTAAAGGTGCCTCCTCACTCGCAGTTCGCTGGCGCGGTGGGTGCAGCTGTCCTTGCCTCTAACGCTTAG
- a CDS encoding dodecin domain-containing protein: MAYRYVEVVGASEKGLDDAIRRAVEEAFKESNQISWFSVSEIRGSIREGKVKEFQVMVKAGYKVS; encoded by the coding sequence TTGGCTTATAGATATGTTGAGGTAGTTGGAGCCTCCGAAAAAGGATTAGACGATGCGATAAGAAGGGCGGTGGAAGAAGCCTTTAAGGAAAGTAACCAGATTTCTTGGTTCTCGGTTTCAGAGATAAGAGGCAGCATAAGAGAGGGTAAGGTGAAGGAGTTTCAAGTCATGGTTAAGGCTGGGTATAAAGTGAGTTAA
- a CDS encoding methanogenesis marker 5 protein: MAKVLIFPYNSLILYDLVKRGGHEPLSVMREVAKRLSDGLNSPPYNVTYDDVKAGLEYCAVDVPAGVRGRLAYLAPLIEEAQAAIFIRDPEYAFGSSGCARANEMVWHLVVKKGIPVLSVKYPKNYDEAREFVSKINSFLKSLG, from the coding sequence ATGGCGAAGGTACTGATCTTCCCCTATAACAGCCTCATCCTATACGATCTCGTAAAGAGAGGGGGGCATGAACCTCTTTCAGTGATGAGAGAGGTTGCTAAGAGGTTAAGCGATGGTTTAAACTCGCCTCCTTACAATGTCACATACGATGATGTGAAAGCTGGTTTGGAGTATTGTGCTGTGGATGTGCCAGCAGGTGTAAGGGGGAGACTTGCCTATTTGGCGCCTCTAATAGAGGAAGCTCAGGCTGCTATCTTCATTAGAGACCCTGAATATGCTTTTGGAAGTTCAGGCTGTGCACGCGCAAACGAAATGGTGTGGCACCTTGTTGTCAAGAAGGGTATACCAGTATTATCAGTGAAGTATCCTAAGAACTACGATGAGGCGAGAGAATTCGTTTCAAAGATCAACTCTTTCTTGAAGAGCCTAGGGTGA
- a CDS encoding DUF2102 domain-containing protein: MSTEKKTVRVVLSPNSESTPSSLWYRVFAELGDKVRVKEKAYGLLIKGPREFVDEIVEKLKESESGRVFVCESSQPIRSHSVFGGFLQLSGELTLLPFISVALEGGPREGASNVSAKLVRCKYIEEKNIVALLIDYGDGKVKVRCPDMMFRGSHLCGTMRRCPYGEILYP; this comes from the coding sequence ATGTCTACAGAAAAGAAGACGGTTCGGGTCGTTCTTTCGCCTAATTCGGAGAGCACGCCATCTAGTCTCTGGTATAGAGTTTTTGCTGAGCTTGGTGATAAAGTAAGGGTGAAGGAGAAGGCATATGGCTTGCTCATCAAAGGTCCCAGAGAGTTTGTTGACGAGATCGTCGAAAAATTGAAGGAAAGCGAGTCTGGGAGGGTATTCGTCTGCGAATCGTCGCAGCCTATAAGGTCTCACAGCGTATTTGGCGGCTTTCTCCAGCTTAGTGGTGAGTTGACCCTCCTACCTTTTATATCAGTAGCCCTTGAGGGAGGGCCGAGAGAAGGCGCATCAAACGTTTCTGCTAAGCTCGTCAGATGCAAATATATTGAGGAGAAGAATATCGTAGCTCTGCTCATAGATTACGGCGATGGTAAGGTTAAGGTTAGATGCCCAGATATGATGTTCCGCGGCTCACACCTTTGCGGAACGATGCGGAGATGCCCCTACGGTGAAATACTCTACCCATAA
- a CDS encoding 30S ribosomal protein S2, protein MSTKDSGKEAEGVEQPSKPETMISEKTLLSTGIRVGTMVKTKAMAHFVSRTTPDGLHYIDLSKTLARIEIAARFISRADISKVVVYSSREYGKTPVEKFCELTGAIPITGRFMPGTFTNPLYPNHIDAEIVVVTDPAIDTQAVDEASKMGIPVVAICDTDNVTSKVDLVIPANNRGRKALAAVFWLLARAVLIRTGRLTADQPMKYTIEDFETKLVEEAVAEKP, encoded by the coding sequence ATGTCTACTAAAGATTCGGGTAAGGAAGCCGAGGGTGTGGAGCAACCTAGTAAACCAGAGACTATGATATCTGAGAAGACCCTCCTCTCAACTGGCATAAGGGTCGGCACGATGGTTAAGACGAAGGCTATGGCGCATTTCGTAAGCAGAACGACACCAGACGGGCTTCACTACATCGACCTCAGTAAGACTTTGGCGAGAATAGAGATCGCAGCACGGTTTATCTCCAGAGCCGATATAAGTAAGGTGGTCGTATACTCATCCAGAGAGTACGGCAAGACACCTGTTGAAAAGTTCTGTGAGTTGACGGGCGCTATTCCGATCACAGGGCGGTTTATGCCCGGAACCTTCACAAACCCGCTCTACCCCAACCACATCGATGCAGAGATCGTCGTAGTGACTGATCCGGCAATCGATACCCAAGCGGTTGACGAAGCATCCAAGATGGGCATACCAGTTGTAGCGATTTGTGACACAGATAACGTCACCTCAAAGGTCGATCTCGTCATACCAGCAAATAACCGGGGGAGAAAAGCTCTAGCAGCCGTCTTCTGGCTCCTAGCAAGAGCCGTACTCATACGCACAGGCAGACTGACTGCAGACCAGCCCATGAAGTACACCATCGAAGATTTCGAAACTAAGCTGGTCGAGGAGGCTGTTGCAGAAAAGCCTTAA
- the amrB gene encoding AmmeMemoRadiSam system protein B, whose protein sequence is MEVRRPAVAGQFYEADPARLKKSIEGCFLHPLGPQKIPPAPKSDEEVAGLVSPHAGYIYSGPVAAHGYYYASSLPTPELVVILGPNHWGLGSGVATVAGGVWRTPLGDLEVSVEDAKALVKISGIVDFSEEAHRREHSIEVQLPFLQYIYDSKFKILPVSMLFQDKETAVEVGHAIAKIVKGRRCLIIASSDLTHYESQREAARKDAEFINAALSLDVLKLYGVIQRLDVSACGYGPIAALMTAVNDLSLKRAELLKYATSGDVSGDKSSVVGYASIRFCKG, encoded by the coding sequence TTGGAGGTTAGAAGACCTGCGGTTGCTGGACAGTTCTATGAGGCAGACCCGGCTAGGCTCAAAAAGAGCATAGAGGGTTGCTTCCTACACCCCCTCGGCCCACAGAAGATACCACCAGCACCCAAGTCTGATGAGGAGGTTGCTGGACTCGTCTCTCCACACGCTGGCTACATCTACTCCGGCCCAGTCGCAGCCCACGGTTACTACTACGCCTCATCCCTCCCCACCCCTGAATTAGTAGTCATCCTAGGTCCAAATCATTGGGGGTTAGGAAGCGGGGTTGCTACGGTCGCTGGTGGTGTTTGGCGTACACCCCTAGGCGATCTTGAGGTTAGCGTCGAGGACGCTAAGGCTCTGGTTAAGATTTCTGGGATAGTCGACTTCAGCGAAGAGGCGCATAGAAGAGAGCACTCTATTGAGGTCCAGCTACCCTTCCTCCAGTACATCTACGACTCAAAATTCAAGATCCTACCTGTCTCAATGCTCTTCCAAGACAAGGAGACAGCCGTAGAAGTGGGGCATGCTATCGCTAAGATCGTAAAAGGGCGGCGATGCCTAATCATCGCGTCATCAGACCTAACCCACTACGAGAGCCAAAGAGAAGCCGCTCGTAAAGATGCAGAGTTCATAAACGCAGCCCTCTCTCTAGATGTTCTCAAGCTCTACGGTGTTATTCAGCGTTTAGATGTTTCAGCATGCGGTTACGGACCTATCGCCGCCCTTATGACTGCAGTCAACGATCTCTCACTAAAGAGGGCTGAGCTTCTTAAGTATGCCACGAGCGGAGATGTTAGCGGAGACAAGAGCTCGGTAGTAGGGTATGCTTCTATAAGATTCTGTAAAGGATAG
- a CDS encoding MFS transporter, protein MSKSDKKRIIAQLIFAQFSLTFANTVLSPLLVLVKNSLTLDYSEAGFLIAAYSLGYSIGQIPWGYLADRFGSKALALSLFSTGVTSFLFGTSTSFYEASAWRIVNGFASAGIFVPTIRIIVSRFAESRGTAVGLSSLGSSIATILSPPVFSIVATVYDWRYSVYLSSVPSFIASLFVWFRLRNVAIKENSRSLPKAEQNLFSSREFWILGYGQFMRLGFQYALVGWLPTFLFEARGFEFIIAASTVSVLGTISLLGNPLGGFLADKLGHIKILVLSFVGLAVGCASLAFTTDPLLVWVIVVFLGGCSFTHFERLSLPFFLTSSVLIDPEGLRGTRIPLHP, encoded by the coding sequence GTGTCAAAAAGTGATAAGAAGCGTATAATTGCGCAGCTAATCTTCGCCCAGTTCAGCTTAACCTTTGCTAATACCGTGCTTTCACCACTTCTTGTTCTCGTAAAGAATTCCTTGACTCTGGATTACAGTGAAGCTGGGTTTTTGATCGCCGCCTACTCTCTCGGGTACTCTATCGGTCAGATACCGTGGGGATATCTTGCAGATAGGTTTGGTAGCAAAGCGTTGGCTCTTTCACTTTTCAGCACTGGGGTTACATCCTTTCTCTTCGGCACGTCCACAAGCTTTTATGAGGCATCTGCTTGGCGTATCGTAAACGGCTTTGCTTCTGCTGGCATCTTCGTCCCGACGATAAGGATAATCGTATCCCGTTTTGCTGAGAGTAGGGGTACTGCGGTCGGCTTAAGTTCGCTGGGTTCCAGTATCGCTACAATACTCAGCCCGCCGGTATTCTCTATTGTAGCTACCGTGTATGATTGGCGCTATAGCGTCTACTTATCATCGGTTCCTAGCTTCATAGCCTCGCTCTTCGTATGGTTTCGGTTAAGAAACGTAGCGATAAAAGAGAATTCACGAAGCTTACCGAAGGCTGAGCAGAACTTATTTAGTAGCAGAGAGTTCTGGATACTGGGTTATGGACAGTTTATGCGTCTTGGCTTTCAATACGCGTTGGTGGGTTGGCTGCCTACTTTTCTATTTGAAGCGAGAGGTTTTGAATTCATCATAGCAGCATCGACAGTATCGGTTTTAGGTACAATTTCACTCCTTGGAAACCCGTTAGGAGGCTTTCTAGCCGATAAGTTAGGGCACATCAAGATCCTGGTGCTCTCTTTTGTTGGTTTAGCTGTTGGTTGTGCGTCTTTAGCCTTTACAACAGATCCGCTGCTCGTTTGGGTTATCGTTGTCTTTTTGGGGGGATGTTCATTCACACACTTCGAGCGCCTATCTTTGCCATTCTTCCTGACATCTTCGGTATTGATAGATCCGGAAGGGTTACGGGGTACCAGAATACCTTTGCATCCCTAG
- a CDS encoding metallopeptidase, whose product MAVLKYSYAEDVRLLAESIIDVLGLNHIDRSRLGFVRSRGSRSRRVAARVHALGRVWEAGFNIKPMYLIEVISERYDRLTQPEKEKVIIHELLHIPKRFGGGFVPHGKGVNRRRVEEMHWRYRRGVNSLYTQP is encoded by the coding sequence ATGGCTGTCTTGAAGTACTCTTATGCCGAGGATGTTAGGCTTCTCGCTGAGTCGATAATCGATGTGCTGGGTTTGAACCATATTGACCGCTCGAGGCTAGGGTTTGTGAGGAGCCGGGGTTCGAGATCTAGGCGGGTGGCTGCTAGAGTACACGCTTTAGGTAGGGTTTGGGAGGCTGGCTTTAATATTAAACCCATGTATCTTATAGAGGTCATATCTGAGAGGTACGATAGGTTAACTCAGCCAGAGAAGGAGAAGGTTATCATACACGAACTCCTCCACATACCTAAAAGGTTCGGAGGAGGGTTTGTACCCCACGGTAAGGGTGTGAATCGGAGGAGAGTAGAGGAGATGCATTGGAGATATAGGAGGGGTGTTAACTCACTTTATACCCAGCCTTAA